The proteins below are encoded in one region of Juglans microcarpa x Juglans regia isolate MS1-56 chromosome 4D, Jm3101_v1.0, whole genome shotgun sequence:
- the LOC121260533 gene encoding uncharacterized protein LOC121260533: MSATATSLVISSPNLLGLMTKTTPRNGSILFCSIAIVPPWRSYDSLGPPSIFFRIPYGSSKGSSVFTASKPFAPVMEWQNCTVKMEIDVPVSVAYNCYSDREAVPRWMPSISSVKILEDKPELSRWSMRYKAFGRDVDFSWLTRNFQPIPNQKIHWRSLEGVPNRGAVRFYPKGPSSCIVELTVSYEVPQIFVPVASALQPFLEGLLRSDMERFASFVKTYQADPTR; this comes from the exons ATGTCTGCAACAGCAACATCCCTTGTGATTTCGAGCCCAAACCTTTTGGGTTTGATGACAAAAACAACACCCAGAAATGGTAGTATCCTCTTCTGCTCCATAGCCATCGTACCCCCTTGGAGAAGCTACGATTCTTTGGGACCACCGTCTATCTTCTTCAGAATCCCATATGGGTCCTCCAAGGGAAGCTCGGTCTTCACCGCCTCCAAGCCCTTTGCTCCTGTCATGGAATGGCAGAATTGCAC GGTTAAGATGGAAATTGACGTGCCTGTTTCGGTTGCCTATAATTGTTACTCTGATCGTGAAGCCGTTCCCCGTTGGATGCCCTCTATTTCCTCAGTAAAG ATATTGGAGGACAAGCCTGAGCTATCTAGATGGTCGATGAGGTATAAAGCATTTGGTCGCGATGTTGATTTCTCTTGGCTCACGCGAAATTTTCAG CCTATCCCAAATCAGAAGATCCACTGGAGATCCCTGGAAGGTGTTCCTAACAG AGGTGCTGTTCGATTTTATCCGAAAGGTCCTTCATCATGCATAGTTGAA CTGACAGTGTCATATGAAGTTCCTCAGATCTTCGTTCCAGTGGCATCA GCACTGCAACCATTTCTTGAAGGCTTACTACGAAGTGATATGGAACGATTTGCATCATTTGTAAAAACCTACCAAGCGGACCCAACTAGATGA